The genomic region ttaggtggccatgatggtatgagggccagattcggaatttagccaggacaccggggttaacacacCTACTGTTATGAAAAGCGCCATGGGACACCTGTTTAACGCCTGTGTGGGTCTGACTTTCCCAAGGAACCTACACCAGGGTTAGCCACCCATAAAAATAGAATGGCTCAGCCATCAACCCTGAAACTGCCTCACTTGTGGACAGGGTTTCTTATCAAGGTACCTGCTACCTGCTATACTATCCCATTGGGCACAAGCTGGTTGAATCAactttgtttccacatcatttcaaccccaAAAATGTGATGACAGATTTCCACGGTGAGTCAAACTACATTTGAAAAAAGGAAATCAACGTAAGGGCATTGTcatttttcacccaacttttaacctaaatcaatgacatggtgaaatgttttgttgatttcacattgaattcacattcGTTGACAACTCAATCagatgtaaatcaaaactagacattgaactgaagTCTGtgccagtggcggtcagtgccgtttaagatgatgATAAAATGAGGAGCATGGCCtcatttctattacagcatattggatgacagtcattcatattccattcacccagctcaatgtaaggtcgataggtttaggctactacatgatactcgaaaaattccctgtacccatcatgaggttgtgaCAGTGAagtggcgactccgggatgctagcCTTCTAGGATAAATTCCTGTCTAGttttgtgttcttttgcccatcttaaatcttttattggccagtctgagatacagctttttatttgcaactctgcctagaaggccagcatcccggagtcacctccactgttgacgttgagactggtgttttgcgtgtactatttaatgaagctgccagttgaggacttgtgaggcgtctgtttctcaaactagacactaatgtacttgtcctcttgctcagttgtgcaccagggcctcccactcctctttctattctggttagagacattttgcgctgttctgtgaagggagtagtacacagcgttgtacgagatcttcaatttctcgcatggaatagccttaatttctcagaacaagaatagactgacgagtttcagacgaaagttttgtttctagccattttgagcctgtaatcgaacccagaaatgctgatgctccagatactcaactagtctaaagaaggacagttttattgcttctttaatcagaacagttttcagctgtgctaacataattgcaaaagggttttataatgatcaattagccctttaaaatgatcaacttggattagctaacacaacatgccattggaacacaggagtgatggttgctgataatggggttctatgcctatgtagatattccataaaatgtgtatttaaaatcagccgtttccagctacaatagtcatttacaacatgaactatgtctacactgtatttctgatcaattttatgttattttaatggacaaaaatgtgcttttctttaaaaaacaaggacatttccatgTGACCCCAAGCTTTTGAATGGCAGTGTAcatatgagtaaagcagtattttaaacattaaagtgactagtgttccattattaaagtggccattgattccaagtctatgtttatggggcagcagcctctaagatgCAGGGTTGCGTAACCAGGTCGAAGCTGACTAGTGATGGTTATTTAACAGTCTGGCGGCCTTGAGATAGGTGTTTTTTAGTCTCAGCGttgatgcacctttactgacctccctttctggatgatagcagagtgaacaggccatggctcgggtggttgatgatctttttggccttcctgtgacatcgggtgctgtaggtgtcctgggggggtaggtagtttgcccccccgGTGGtgcattgggcagaccacaccaccctctggagagcactgCGGTTGAggtcggtgcagttgccgtaccaggtggggatacagcccgacaggatgctctcgattgtgcatctgtaaatgtttgagggttttaggggccaagccaactttcttcagcctcctgagattgaagaggtgctgctgcgccttcttcaccacactggctGTGTGGAtaatttcagatcgtcagtgatgtgtacaccgaggaacttgaagctttccaccttctccactgcggtcccatcgatgtggataggggcgtgctccatctgttgtttcctgaagtccacgatcagctcctttgttttgttgacgttgagtgaggcaccactccgccagggccctcacctcctccctgtaggctgtctcatcaatgttggtaatcaggcctactattgttgtgttgtctgcaaacttgatgattgagttggaagcgtgcgtGGTCacgcagttatgggtgaacagggagtacaggagggtgctgagcacacacccttgtgtggcccatgtgttgaggatcagcaaagttggtgttgtttcctaccttcaccacctgggggcggcccatcaggaagtccaggacccagttgcaccggtgatatgatccttaactagcctctcaaagcacttcatgatgacagaagtgagtgctacggggcgatcgtcatttagttcagttacctttgctttcttgggtacaggaacaatgggggacagcagactgggataggaagaTTGAATACGTCcgcaaacactccagccagctggtttgcgcatgctccgaggacgcggctagggatgccgtctgggccggcaaccttgcgaggtttaacacacttaaatgtcttactcatgttggccacggagaaggagagcccatagtccttggtagcgggctgcatcggtggcactgtgttatcctcaaagcggtcGAAGGTGGTGTTttgcttgtccggaagcaagattGTGTCCGCAACATGGCCGGTTTTACCTTTGTCATCCATGATAGTAAATAATGTAATGACAATTCAATTCTAGTGGAcacaaaatcatctgaaacaaTTAAAACATTGCtgttgccttgctatgttgttgtcttaggtccctTCATGTAGTGTTgcctcttgtcgtgatgtgtgttctgTCCTATATTTATTTTTTCCCAGCCCCCGTaagaggccttttggtaggccatcattgtaaataataatttgttaactgacttgcctagttaaataaaacgaACTACAAATCTATCctacaagtttgtagagtcacaagctttgatgtagtcattgcgtgctaggaatatggggcaaaatactaaacttttcaatactttatttacaaGTATGTTTAGGGATGTAAAAAATGTTGACAGCTACCTTTGAGAAAAATGACtccttgttaaacaaaatctctctgagcaattgtattagtataaaataatttcACCCATTTTTTttggattaaatatttttatttattttacctttatttaactaggcaagtcagttaagaacaaattcttattttcaatgacggaacagtgggttaactgccttgttcaggggcagagcgacagatttgaaccttgtcagctcggggattcgatcttgcaacctttcagttactagtcgaacgctctaaccactaggctacctgccgcccctgaaATAtgagttatttattttatatagttATTATTAGACTCCACTGTATGTGTAAATAATTGATTACAATTATCAACTGAGAATACACAAGCTATCACACACGGGTAATGGTTAAAACACTCAAGGAGCAAGACAACCAAAACTGACCAACCAAACCCCTCAGCAGTGAGATATGTTTGAAGGGCTTCAGCTCCATCAGTTCTCTGTAAATAGATGGAAAACGTATACATTTGTTTCAAATGCGTAAAAACTTCTCCATAAAGCTACTTTTGAATATAAGCAGAAATTTCACACTGGAGCGAAGACCAAAGCTTAAGGCTGTTGTGGAAAGAGATTTCATTACAAAACAATCTCTTAAAATACATGTGCTGATCAATACAGGTGAGAAAACCCCACAAGTGCAGTGATTGTGAGAGAAGCCTTTCAGCTGTGACATCTGCGGGAGAAGATTCAGCCAAGTCATTCATGTCGCAGCCAACATGCAAGTGCACACAGGAGTCAGACCATACTCATGCAAGAAATGTGGAAAAGGGCTTTTAGAATTCAAGACgcttcaaaaaataaataaaacactgtCAGTAGCTACGGTTATCTTCTGACCGCTCTTTCAGAGGTGAGGAGAGTACAACCTAAATAACATGGACATCTAATAACTGTTCACCAGTTTGAATACTGAGAAATTGTTATTTTTAATTGGATTTCCCAAATTATTCCATACATGATTTATACTCTGATGATCACATTACTGATATTCACACCTTGGTTCTAATAGCCCATGTTTACTACAGTTGCTGTAATCTTTGAAATAGTATTTTGGGTAGTTTAACTGGGAAAATAATTACCCATTTGGTTGTTTGGCCTTACGGAATGATTTAGGTGCAGGCGAGAATTGATTAATTCATTTATGCAGGTTGGAAACTAAAAGAGTGATaagatattttttaaatgtggtTTATAAGTTTACGATTAGTAAAAATGTAAAAGATTATGCCTTAAGACAGTGATACTGTTACTATATTGCATTTTTTTGTCTGTTAGTCCTTTTTTATTGAGTGTCTCTGTGATTTTGCCTTTCAGACTGCAGAATAGAGGTCGTCTCCTCTCCAGTGTGTTGCCTCTTCTGGTGCCGTTTTCTGTCGTTAATTTGGGAGAAGCTTTGTCCACATTCTGAGCAGTGGtatggtttctctccagtgtgaattCTCATGTGTATTGTGAGTGAGTTCTTTTGGAAAAATCTTTTTCCACAGCAGGAGCACTGGAAAGGTCTCTCTTTATTATGCACCCTTCTCACATGAGTCATCACGTCACATGAACGAGAAAAAGTATTTCCACATTCCGAGCAAGGATAGGCTGCTCTTTCTCCAGAGAGTTTGAACTTATGTGCTTGCTTGTGACACTTAAATGTTTTTTCATgtgcaaaactcttcccacaatcAGTGCAGTGGtatggtttctctccagtgtgcatTCGCTGGTGCCTTTCCAACCGTTGCATATTTGAAAAACCCTCCCCACAGTCAGTGCAAAGGTATAGTACACTTTCAGTGTGTGTTCTTTGATGTCTTTCAAACTTTGACTTGTTTAAGAAACACTTTCCACAGTCAGAACAGTGGAGTGCCAGGTCTCCAGTGTGTACTGGAAGGTGTGATCTTAGTTTTGCCATGTCAGGAAATCTTTTATCACACCTTGAACAGTGGTAAGGTTTCATTCCTGTATGAATGTCTTGTGGAAGGTATGCATTTTCTCCAGtatgtacatgcatgtgtgtttttaGATCTTCTGGTTTGGAGAAAAGTTCCTCACAATGATTGCAGCGGAAGTATTTCCCTTTCACGTGCTTTCGCTGGTGGTGTCTTTTCAAATGATACGATTGAGAATAACTTTTGTCACAATCAGGGCATTGGTGAGCCTTCACTCCTGTATGTGTTAGCTGGTGTGACTTAAGGCGATCTAATCGACCGAAACCTCTGTCGCAATCAGggcagtgataaggcttctctccagtatgTGTTCGTTGGTGTCTTTTAAGATCCCCCACTTGTCGAAAGCCCTTCCCACAGTCGGAGCACTGATTCATTtcggagcagtggtaaggcttcttaCCTGTATGAGTTTCTTGCTGAAGGTATGCCATTTCTCTAGcatgtacatgcatgtgtgtttttaGATCTTTCGGTCTGGAGAAAAGTTCCTCACAATGATTGCAGTGGAAGTATTTCTCTTTCACATGCTTTCGCTGGTGGTGTCTTTTCAAATGATACGATTGAGAATAACTTTTGTCACAATCAGGGCATTGGTGAGCCTTCATTCCTGTATGTGTTAGTTGGTGTGACTTAAGACGATCTAACCGAGCAAAACTTTGTTCACAATCAGGGCAGTGGTGAGGCTTCTCTCCAGTATGTGTTCGCTGGTGTCTTATAAGATCCCTCACTTTTCTAAAGCTCTTACCGCAATCAAAGCAGTAGTGAGGCTTCTCTCCTCCAGGACTGAAACCCTCATTCCAATCATCAGTGCCACCTGTATGTTGGGGCTCCTCTCCATTCTCCTGTGTTGTTTGGGGTTGTTGTGGTCTGTCTGAGTTTTTATTATTC from Oncorhynchus kisutch isolate 150728-3 linkage group LG5, Okis_V2, whole genome shotgun sequence harbors:
- the LOC109890566 gene encoding zinc finger protein 260-like isoform X1, yielding MQETRDEEEPGNSKAEEMDTSEDLQDDNLIEREPFHSSNNEQQDGHLVVRRNVILERTKFNQRQQEAGETADDFISALHCLSEHCGYGALLSEMIRDRLVMGLRDRILSEQLQMDPEITLDKAVTRIRQNELVKKQQDLPENNFKAASSAANVESELSHSIPQCPANTQCQSEKNNKNSDRPQQPQTTQENGEEPQHTGGTDDWNEGFSPGGEKPHYCFDCGKSFRKVRDLIRHQRTHTGEKPHHCPDCEQSFARLDRLKSHQLTHTGMKAHQCPDCDKSYSQSYHLKRHHQRKHVKEKYFHCNHCEELFSRPKDLKTHMHVHAREMAYLQQETHTGKKPYHCSEMNQCSDCGKGFRQVGDLKRHQRTHTGEKPYHCPDCDRGFGRLDRLKSHQLTHTGVKAHQCPDCDKSYSQSYHLKRHHQRKHVKGKYFRCNHCEELFSKPEDLKTHMHVHTGENAYLPQDIHTGMKPYHCSRCDKRFPDMAKLRSHLPVHTGDLALHCSDCGKCFLNKSKFERHQRTHTESVLYLCTDCGEGFSNMQRLERHQRMHTGEKPYHCTDCGKSFAHEKTFKCHKQAHKFKLSGERAAYPCSECGNTFSRSCDVMTHVRRVHNKERPFQCSCCGKRFFQKNSLTIHMRIHTGEKPYHCSECGQSFSQINDRKRHQKRQHTGEETTSILQSERQNHRDTQ
- the LOC109890566 gene encoding zinc finger protein 260-like isoform X2, encoding MDTSEDLQDDNLIEREPFHSSNNEQQDGHLVVRRNVILERTKFNQRQQEAGETADDFISALHCLSEHCGYGALLSEMIRDRLVMGLRDRILSEQLQMDPEITLDKAVTRIRQNELVKKQQDLPENNFKAASSAANVESELSHSIPQCPANTQCQSEKNNKNSDRPQQPQTTQENGEEPQHTGGTDDWNEGFSPGGEKPHYCFDCGKSFRKVRDLIRHQRTHTGEKPHHCPDCEQSFARLDRLKSHQLTHTGMKAHQCPDCDKSYSQSYHLKRHHQRKHVKEKYFHCNHCEELFSRPKDLKTHMHVHAREMAYLQQETHTGKKPYHCSEMNQCSDCGKGFRQVGDLKRHQRTHTGEKPYHCPDCDRGFGRLDRLKSHQLTHTGVKAHQCPDCDKSYSQSYHLKRHHQRKHVKGKYFRCNHCEELFSKPEDLKTHMHVHTGENAYLPQDIHTGMKPYHCSRCDKRFPDMAKLRSHLPVHTGDLALHCSDCGKCFLNKSKFERHQRTHTESVLYLCTDCGEGFSNMQRLERHQRMHTGEKPYHCTDCGKSFAHEKTFKCHKQAHKFKLSGERAAYPCSECGNTFSRSCDVMTHVRRVHNKERPFQCSCCGKRFFQKNSLTIHMRIHTGEKPYHCSECGQSFSQINDRKRHQKRQHTGEETTSILQSERQNHRDTQ